The Negativicutes bacterium genome includes a window with the following:
- a CDS encoding acyl-CoA thioesterase, with protein MITVTEKVRFVETDAMGVAHHSNYFRWFEMGRVEFLKQHEISLNDLLNSGIVFPITAVECQYKHSAKFDDVIIIKTVLETITPVKMIFSYQVFRAVDNVLLALGKTQNVFTNKAGKITKLPPEIYQKIKQ; from the coding sequence TTGATTACAGTAACAGAAAAAGTTCGGTTTGTTGAAACTGATGCGATGGGTGTTGCACATCATTCAAATTATTTTCGTTGGTTTGAAATGGGACGGGTTGAATTTTTAAAGCAACATGAAATTTCTTTGAATGATTTACTAAATAGTGGGATTGTCTTTCCGATTACAGCAGTAGAATGTCAATATAAGCATTCAGCGAAGTTTGATGATGTTATTATTATTAAAACTGTTTTAGAGACAATAACACCAGTAAAAATGATTTTTTCTTATCAAGTCTTTAGAGCTGTTGATAATGTTTTATTAGCACTAGGAAAAACCCAGAATGTTTTTACAAATAAGGCTGGTAAAATA